The proteins below are encoded in one region of Berryella intestinalis:
- a CDS encoding phage baseplate protein, which produces MASTTTGGIKLSKPDVTDQVTDTIKRLGDNFEAISAALYPIGCIYMSTVNKTPGFGTWEPIQGRFILGASSAYPAGSTGGEASHALTVSEMPRHNHSVLLKGQGSGGAGIDFSASGASGGPFGGGYIGETGSGAAHNNMPPYVAAYMWKRTA; this is translated from the coding sequence ATGGCAAGCACTACGACGGGGGGCATCAAGCTCTCGAAACCAGACGTCACGGACCAGGTGACGGACACGATAAAAAGGCTCGGCGACAACTTCGAAGCGATATCGGCCGCCCTGTACCCGATCGGATGCATCTACATGTCGACGGTCAACAAGACCCCTGGTTTCGGCACGTGGGAGCCGATCCAGGGCCGCTTCATTCTGGGGGCGTCGTCCGCCTACCCGGCGGGAAGCACCGGAGGCGAGGCCAGCCACGCCCTGACCGTGTCGGAGATGCCGAGGCACAACCACTCGGTGCTGCTCAAGGGACAGGGGTCGGGCGGCGCCGGGATCGACTTCTCGGCGTCAGGCGCGAGCGGCGGCCCGTTCGGCGGCGGCTACATCGGGGAGACCGGCTCCGGTGCGGCCCACAACAACATGCCGCCGTACGTGGCGGCCTACATGTGGAAGAGGACCGCGTAG
- a CDS encoding holin yields the protein MHLSDKDYIERWGKAAAVRCLKTAAQTAVALIGGDVVSVIALDWPQIVGVSITAAIVSLLTSVAGLPEVEA from the coding sequence ATGCATTTGAGCGATAAGGACTACATCGAGCGCTGGGGCAAGGCGGCCGCCGTGCGCTGTCTCAAGACCGCCGCCCAGACCGCCGTGGCGCTCATCGGAGGCGACGTCGTGAGCGTTATCGCGCTGGACTGGCCGCAGATCGTCGGCGTGTCGATCACGGCGGCGATCGTGTCGCTGCTCACGAGCGTCGCGGGCCTGCCCGAGGTGGAGGCCTGA
- a CDS encoding GH25 family lysozyme translates to MAVKVIDVSYAQGRMDWDAVAPHIGGAIIQLGYGSDFASQDDAQWSRNVAECRRLGVPFGAYLYSYARTDDIARSEVAHALRLLPPPSELAFPVYLDVEESSLGWFFRRAIEIWVSGLREAGYTAGWYSGRALANQYGLAAAPGETWVAEYGASRCAFSGRLDAWQYTSQEWIGGVGPLDASWFYRDYKASGGDGDDDMKLMDQEVIGPGGNVNAGQALGWSLHYSKDSSQALGRIEEKIAELEKKVEAIDPRYEAPAEFDYDKIVEAMAKKGMLQTAVDYDRLAAALAKAVNDDAAKRMAE, encoded by the coding sequence ATGGCGGTCAAGGTGATCGACGTCAGCTACGCCCAGGGCCGCATGGACTGGGACGCCGTGGCCCCGCACATCGGCGGGGCGATCATCCAGCTCGGCTACGGCTCGGACTTCGCCAGCCAGGACGACGCCCAGTGGTCGCGCAACGTCGCCGAGTGCAGACGGCTCGGCGTGCCCTTCGGAGCGTACCTCTACAGCTACGCGCGGACCGACGACATAGCCCGCAGCGAGGTGGCGCACGCCCTGCGCCTGCTACCTCCCCCCTCGGAGCTCGCCTTCCCCGTGTACCTGGACGTCGAGGAGTCCTCGCTCGGATGGTTCTTCCGCCGCGCCATCGAGATCTGGGTCTCGGGGCTGCGCGAGGCGGGCTACACGGCGGGATGGTACTCGGGGCGCGCTTTGGCCAACCAGTACGGCCTGGCCGCCGCTCCCGGCGAGACATGGGTCGCCGAGTACGGCGCGAGCCGATGCGCCTTCAGCGGGCGGCTCGACGCGTGGCAGTACACGAGCCAGGAATGGATCGGGGGCGTGGGACCGCTCGACGCCTCCTGGTTCTACAGGGATTACAAGGCGAGCGGAGGAGATGGAGACGACGACATGAAGCTCATGGACCAGGAAGTCATCGGACCGGGTGGCAACGTGAACGCAGGCCAGGCGTTGGGATGGTCGCTGCACTACAGCAAGGACAGCAGCCAGGCGCTCGGGCGGATCGAGGAGAAGATCGCCGAGCTCGAGAAGAAGGTCGAGGCGATCGACCCGCGCTACGAGGCCCCGGCCGAGTTCGACTACGATAAGATCGTGGAGGCGATGGCCAAGAAGGGCATGCTCCAGACCGCCGTCGACTACGACCGTCTGGCGGCTGCGCTCGCCAAGGCCGTCAACGACGACGCGGCGAAGCGCATGGCGGAATAG
- the pyrE gene encoding orotate phosphoribosyltransferase gives MESYKQEFIEFMVESDVLKFGDFTLKSGRKSPFFMNAGAYVTGDQLHRLGLYYARAIHDSFGLDFDVVFGPAYKGIPLSVITTMAISELYGKQVRYCSNRKEVKDHGDAGILLGSNLRDGDRVVMVEDVTTSGKSIEETFPLIKAQADVEVKGLMVSLNRMEVGKGGRKCALDEVSELYGFPTAAIVSMADVTEHLHNRECQGRVVIDDAMKERIDAYYEQYGA, from the coding sequence GTGGAATCTTACAAGCAGGAGTTCATCGAGTTCATGGTCGAAAGCGACGTCTTGAAGTTCGGAGATTTCACGTTGAAGAGCGGTCGCAAATCCCCCTTCTTCATGAACGCGGGCGCATATGTGACCGGCGATCAGCTGCATCGCCTGGGGCTGTACTACGCACGGGCCATCCACGACAGCTTCGGGCTCGATTTCGACGTGGTGTTCGGGCCCGCGTACAAGGGAATCCCCCTTTCCGTGATCACCACCATGGCCATCTCAGAGCTGTACGGCAAGCAGGTGCGCTACTGCTCGAACCGAAAAGAGGTCAAGGATCACGGCGATGCGGGCATCCTTTTGGGCAGCAACCTGCGTGACGGCGACCGCGTAGTGATGGTGGAGGACGTGACCACGTCGGGAAAATCGATCGAGGAGACGTTCCCGCTGATAAAAGCGCAAGCCGATGTCGAGGTCAAGGGCCTTATGGTGTCGTTGAACCGCATGGAGGTCGGCAAGGGGGGCCGCAAATGCGCGCTCGACGAGGTAAGCGAGCTGTACGGGTTTCCCACCGCGGCGATCGTCAGCATGGCCGACGTGACCGAGCACCTGCACAACCGAGAATGCCAGGGACGCGTTGTGATCGACGACGCCATGAAGGAGCGGATCGACGCGTACTACGAGCAGTACGGAGCATAG